A genomic region of Bacteroidales bacterium contains the following coding sequences:
- a CDS encoding RagB/SusD family nutrient uptake outer membrane protein, giving the protein MKRNFKIFLVLGIIPFLLTDCTKEYDPSDMITPEKLIQMPDGLTYIANGNYSMFKDVLFFNGVQNGNYSYLRQYFYLSDFSGDDVVCGQVTTDPLFLSFNLNHAPAQENTSYFWYVSYKMISATNLVISLYERGELSDPSAKNLQLVGENYFIRAFAHFSMLNLFAKPYTHDPNGPGIVIRNSDNEPAQKPRATVKEVYEFILDDLRIASGLMQPNTIRGKGYASVYAAYALMSRAFLYMEEPDSVIKYSDLVINSGRYSITDDYPNYFRAAPSSDETIWCIIFTEVDDLKKFGSIGSMYYSDGNSGWGEEYASDLYRDLLAENPGDNRSQYVVPLLDDQGNIMTKTGTGIRMYYITKFSFQDGSPTLSSPVMFRISEMYLNRAEAYARKGDDAGALNDLDAIRQNRNMANNLFNGTVPAGKTALQTVLDERRLELAFEGHRTFDVYRNKMDLNRTYWGYHLTGLKESDVNYDQPAPVNIISWNDPRIIYYIPENEIRINTLCTQNP; this is encoded by the coding sequence ATGAAAAGAAATTTCAAAATATTCCTGGTCCTGGGCATTATTCCTTTCCTTCTAACTGATTGCACGAAAGAATATGACCCTTCCGATATGATAACGCCGGAAAAGCTCATCCAGATGCCTGACGGGCTGACCTATATTGCCAACGGGAATTATTCCATGTTCAAGGATGTGCTGTTCTTTAACGGCGTCCAGAACGGGAACTATTCCTACCTGCGTCAATATTTCTATCTTTCCGACTTTTCAGGTGATGATGTTGTCTGCGGCCAGGTTACTACCGACCCGCTCTTTTTGAGTTTCAACCTAAATCACGCCCCGGCGCAGGAAAACACTTCTTATTTCTGGTATGTGAGCTACAAAATGATTTCGGCCACCAACCTGGTGATCAGTTTATATGAGCGGGGTGAACTGTCAGACCCCTCTGCGAAAAATCTTCAGCTCGTCGGAGAGAATTACTTCATCAGGGCCTTTGCCCACTTCAGCATGCTGAATTTATTTGCAAAACCATATACGCACGACCCTAATGGCCCTGGAATCGTTATTCGCAATTCGGATAATGAACCTGCTCAAAAACCAAGGGCTACCGTCAAAGAGGTTTACGAATTCATTCTCGATGATTTGCGTATAGCCTCCGGGCTCATGCAACCAAATACCATCCGGGGAAAAGGTTATGCATCGGTCTATGCTGCTTACGCCCTGATGTCAAGAGCATTCCTTTACATGGAAGAACCCGATTCCGTCATCAAATATTCCGACCTGGTGATAAATTCCGGCCGTTATAGTATTACTGACGATTATCCCAACTATTTCAGGGCCGCCCCTTCTTCAGATGAAACCATCTGGTGCATCATTTTTACGGAAGTGGATGACCTGAAAAAGTTTGGCTCCATCGGTTCCATGTATTATTCCGATGGCAATTCAGGATGGGGAGAAGAATATGCTTCTGATCTCTATCGTGATCTTTTAGCTGAAAACCCCGGAGATAACAGAAGTCAATATGTAGTACCTTTACTGGATGACCAGGGTAACATCATGACCAAGACAGGTACCGGCATACGGATGTATTATATAACCAAATTTTCTTTCCAGGATGGCTCGCCGACACTCAGCTCCCCTGTCATGTTCCGCATATCCGAAATGTACCTGAACCGGGCCGAAGCATACGCCAGGAAAGGAGACGATGCAGGCGCCTTGAATGACCTGGATGCCATCCGGCAGAACCGCAACATGGCAAATAATCTTTTTAACGGCACGGTGCCAGCCGGGAAAACAGCTTTGCAAACCGTCCTTGACGAAAGAAGGCTTGAACTGGCCTTCGAAGGGCACCGGACTTTCGATGTTTACCGCAATAAAATGGATTTGAACCGGACATATTGGGGTTACCATCTTACCGGGCTGAAAGAAAGCGATGTGAACTATGATCAGCCTGCCCCAGTGAATATCATTTCATGGAACGACCCAAGAATAATTTACTATATCCCTGAAAATGAGATCAGAATAAACACACTCTGCACGCAGAATCCTTAA
- a CDS encoding DUF4832 domain-containing protein: MMNLEKSLTLFLALILVQMSYSQAFNHVDYQGHDSLICNPERGFMHFSKAYSIGSYNNLDLADLFSYREEGITLMFRYFDLENFTASDISGDYLIGMKKDFEILRQAGMKLVMRFSYCESMTKPYGDAPIDIVLRHIEQVKPILQENSDVILVVQAGFIGAWGEWYYTDHYAFSPGVIFPEHWALRRQIVNALLDAVPAYRMIEVRTPGYKQKLLENDQPVSEQQAYSDLPIARIAHHNDCFVSSPDDYGTYDDTLVEKPYLEADTRYTMIGGETCNPYPPYSDCPNSLHEMRRFHWTYLNMDYNVQLLNGWRTQGCFPGVENKLGYRYRLVEADIQDSARVGGEFQVNLKLINEGWSNPVNPRKIELVIRNQANGKEYVYDINEDIRFWPLVEEVTLSIKAGIPQGLEQGDYQVFLNMPDPEISIRFQPKYSIRTANIGTWEDATGLNSLLSEFIVADNAALPGYNGSGFFYPRKAVIIEAAYIKVDGLANDWEKIGIACEIPDQPAGIFKAYNSGDSLYFLIQGSDLQQDYQFFIDADNLESTGYFAWQWKPNGADYLVENGLLYKHTGGSGEWSWELITDIVSAQNASAIETGLAIADLNGIALGYQYSAAFVNDPQNTVLASYLPAENSYFIQLNRLLPPAQGIRCTGYGDKVIAYWPGSSDENVYHVLERSANNADYEQVAILKNNGITFTDANLAENTPYQYRVYRTNGISVSPATQPFSITTSEATPYFIDIVTDGDASDWYIIPPIATGYDQQLNALRLVNYGDSIFFSLEGPEIISSYKLYLNTDRSVETGLPNYLGNAEGFDYKIINDSLFSAVADTWNFLKKISSVTSGNFLEGGLRMAEVAMVNAGSAYVSAHVNDSDLPQTEPQAEFIKLPQPGVPLYFNVKNSQSNPDTRIVIEWSRPGNCQGFIIERSVGDSVHFKTLVDLPYSETYYHDNTVHPDTIYLYRMYSYSSLNRSAYTVIYGGYPGQIYGISESSFNAAQVKVYPNPFRGSAKVEVWMRYPAPINAEVLSITGEKILDLYSGKTERYNYFDIRDGLLKPGIYFIRITGENLNISEKIIAY, translated from the coding sequence ATGATGAACTTAGAAAAATCCTTGACACTATTCCTGGCTTTAATCCTTGTTCAGATGAGCTATAGCCAGGCTTTTAACCATGTGGATTACCAGGGTCATGATTCCCTCATTTGTAATCCTGAAAGGGGGTTTATGCATTTTTCAAAAGCATACTCTATCGGATCATACAACAATCTTGATCTGGCTGATCTTTTTAGTTACAGGGAAGAAGGCATCACATTGATGTTCCGATATTTTGATCTGGAAAATTTCACTGCTTCCGATATATCAGGCGATTACCTGATCGGGATGAAAAAAGATTTTGAAATCTTGCGGCAGGCCGGAATGAAGTTGGTCATGCGTTTTTCCTATTGCGAAAGCATGACTAAACCTTATGGTGATGCCCCCATTGACATTGTGCTTCGTCACATTGAGCAGGTCAAACCCATTTTGCAGGAGAACAGCGATGTGATCCTCGTTGTCCAGGCCGGATTTATAGGGGCATGGGGAGAATGGTACTACACCGACCATTATGCTTTTTCCCCGGGAGTTATTTTCCCTGAACACTGGGCACTCCGGAGACAGATCGTCAATGCCCTGCTGGATGCAGTTCCTGCATACCGGATGATTGAAGTCAGGACCCCGGGTTACAAGCAGAAGCTGCTTGAGAATGACCAACCGGTTAGCGAACAGCAAGCATACTCCGACCTCCCCATTGCACGCATCGCCCACCATAACGATTGTTTCGTATCCAGCCCGGACGACTACGGCACTTATGATGATACCCTCGTCGAAAAGCCTTACCTGGAAGCAGATACACGATATACCATGATCGGCGGAGAAACCTGCAATCCTTACCCGCCTTATTCTGATTGCCCCAATTCGTTGCATGAAATGCGACGGTTCCATTGGACTTACCTCAATATGGATTACAATGTTCAACTGCTGAATGGATGGAGGACTCAGGGTTGTTTCCCGGGGGTTGAAAACAAACTTGGCTATCGCTATCGCCTGGTTGAAGCTGATATCCAGGATAGCGCCCGAGTGGGGGGTGAATTCCAGGTTAACCTGAAACTTATCAACGAAGGATGGTCAAATCCTGTCAATCCCAGGAAGATTGAGCTGGTGATCAGGAACCAGGCAAACGGCAAGGAATATGTATATGATATCAATGAAGATATTCGCTTTTGGCCCCTGGTTGAAGAGGTGACACTAAGCATTAAGGCCGGCATTCCACAGGGATTGGAGCAGGGCGATTACCAGGTCTTTCTCAACATGCCTGATCCTGAAATATCCATACGTTTTCAACCAAAATATTCTATACGGACAGCTAATATCGGCACGTGGGAAGATGCAACGGGACTGAATTCTCTTCTTTCGGAGTTCATAGTGGCAGATAACGCGGCTCTGCCCGGTTATAACGGTTCGGGTTTTTTTTACCCAAGGAAAGCCGTAATCATTGAAGCCGCATATATCAAGGTCGACGGCCTGGCAAATGACTGGGAAAAAATTGGAATTGCCTGCGAAATTCCAGATCAGCCTGCAGGGATCTTCAAAGCTTATAACTCTGGAGATTCACTCTACTTCCTGATCCAGGGAAGTGACCTTCAACAGGACTACCAGTTTTTCATCGATGCCGATAATCTTGAAAGTACCGGTTATTTTGCCTGGCAATGGAAACCAAACGGCGCCGACTACCTGGTTGAAAACGGGCTGCTTTACAAACATACCGGCGGTTCCGGTGAATGGAGCTGGGAACTGATCACAGATATTGTATCAGCGCAAAATGCGTCAGCCATTGAAACCGGGCTGGCCATAGCCGATCTTAACGGCATTGCCCTGGGGTATCAATACAGCGCTGCTTTTGTAAACGATCCCCAAAATACGGTGCTCGCCAGCTATCTTCCGGCAGAAAATTCCTACTTCATTCAGCTCAACCGGTTGTTGCCCCCCGCTCAGGGTATCAGATGCACGGGTTATGGCGACAAGGTTATTGCCTACTGGCCGGGATCTTCTGATGAAAATGTCTATCATGTTCTTGAAAGAAGCGCGAATAATGCCGACTATGAGCAAGTGGCGATTCTTAAAAATAATGGCATCACCTTTACTGATGCCAACCTTGCCGAAAACACACCGTATCAATATCGTGTTTACCGTACCAATGGAATTTCGGTCTCCCCCGCCACACAACCTTTTTCCATCACCACTTCTGAAGCTACGCCATATTTCATTGACATCGTTACCGATGGCGATGCAAGTGACTGGTATATCATCCCTCCGATTGCCACCGGTTATGATCAGCAACTTAATGCCCTTCGTCTGGTCAATTATGGGGATAGTATATTTTTCAGTTTGGAAGGCCCGGAAATTATCAGCAGTTATAAATTATACCTGAATACTGACCGCAGCGTTGAAACGGGCTTGCCAAATTACCTGGGCAATGCTGAAGGTTTTGATTATAAGATCATTAATGATTCTCTTTTCAGTGCAGTGGCTGATACATGGAATTTCTTGAAAAAGATATCATCCGTTACTTCAGGAAATTTTCTTGAAGGTGGCCTGAGGATGGCAGAAGTCGCAATGGTCAATGCAGGAAGCGCCTATGTTTCTGCGCATGTTAACGATTCTGACCTGCCACAGACTGAGCCCCAGGCAGAGTTTATCAAATTACCCCAGCCTGGCGTCCCGCTGTACTTTAATGTGAAGAATTCCCAATCTAATCCCGATACGCGTATTGTTATCGAATGGAGCAGGCCGGGTAACTGCCAGGGTTTTATCATTGAAAGATCGGTTGGCGACAGCGTGCATTTCAAAACACTGGTTGATCTGCCATACAGCGAAACTTACTATCACGATAATACCGTTCACCCGGACACAATATATTTATACAGGATGTATTCCTACTCCTCACTGAACCGGTCGGCGTACACGGTTATTTATGGCGGTTATCCCGGACAGATCTATGGAATCAGCGAATCATCTTTCAATGCCGCACAGGTAAAAGTCTATCCTAATCCTTTCAGGGGTTCAGCAAAAGTTGAAGTCTGGATGCGCTATCCTGCGCCGATAAATGCAGAGGTATTGAGCATTACGGGGGAAAAAATCCTTGATCTATATAGCGGTAAAACTGAAAGATATAATTACTTCGACATCAGGGATGGGTTATTAAAGCCGGGGATTTATTTCATACGTATAACCGGTGAAAATCTCAACATCAGCGAAAAGATCATTGCATATTAG
- a CDS encoding SusC/RagA family TonB-linked outer membrane protein, producing the protein MHKKFLKTAGLMIIFTLWLGQAWAQISVTGKVTGEDDNQGLPGVNITVKGTTLGSVTDAGGNYRITINSPDNIMVFSYMGYLSQETKVGNRAVINIVMKQDIRALEEVVVMGYSEKKKTEISSAVTVMPAEKLRDVISPNLTTMLQGKVSGVQIINSSGFPGSGAEIRIRGTSTLNGNSEPLYVVDGIISGYGDPGIDPSMVESVTILKDAGATGLYGARANGGVIIINTKKGSGGKTKYEFSATVGMRTPDFGKVKMMTGSEAYEAHKGLFVDSNGYFDKVRFNNNYDKSLKDRDFDWINEIFTPAMVSNYFLSASGGKDKYNYFVGASYFNEKGTFMNTDFQRLNFRSNNSYQFSDRVNFIGNIDLNVTSGHSYDYMDMYYAFLTLPWDNAYDAAGSPKYIDQNTAGWYSRDKINPIHSIQNSDYAYRGASAGLQLGLNINILKWLSFSSSAGLSYWNSLATNSVYPEVAGPLHGIGSLYRQNDFGYGILNTNLFKLSHSFGDHNLSGLLGFEVSYGYGDSWGASAEGLLPGFNVFNTASKNYKVFGSYEESAVTSFISQANYNYKEKYFLTGSFRVDNNSKFAPDHKTAYFPTLSGSWLMSKEEFMKNSEAISNLKLRLSWGYTGNEAIDPGKYNALYSLTSTYNAQIGAIPFQLPNSELTWEMTRQLDFGVEIEMLKRFEIIMDLYQNKTKNLLFVAQQAYSIGYEYRWENAGVVTNTGAELGLSAKIIEKTDFGWNFDFNVSYNQNKVSDIENAKPRIVGGIEQRLENGKPLYAFYLPVWLGVNPSNGEPLWEQVIRDENGNIIDRVATNQYSKAEAQYVGSAMPKYYGGLTTDLRYKNWSLSLNFSYTGGNKVYNRDRTQFDTDGAEPLMNWMVPMDDWTRWEEPGDEASHPRMGANSLSYYPSSRFLEDGSYVKFRYARITYQLPGKWFKDKIGGLSITLSGDNLYTFTKYSGIDPEATLRITDWSMAGVNDLKYPLNRQYNITVKLNF; encoded by the coding sequence ATGCATAAAAAATTTCTTAAAACAGCCGGCCTGATGATCATTTTTACATTATGGCTTGGACAGGCATGGGCTCAAATATCCGTCACCGGCAAAGTGACCGGAGAAGATGACAACCAGGGATTGCCCGGGGTCAATATCACGGTTAAAGGTACAACTTTGGGTAGTGTTACTGATGCTGGTGGAAATTACCGCATCACGATAAATTCTCCTGATAATATAATGGTTTTCAGTTATATGGGCTATTTAAGCCAGGAAACCAAAGTTGGGAACCGTGCCGTGATAAATATTGTCATGAAACAGGACATCAGGGCCTTGGAAGAGGTGGTGGTTATGGGTTACAGTGAAAAGAAAAAGACTGAAATTTCAAGTGCTGTGACCGTAATGCCTGCTGAAAAACTCAGGGATGTTATCAGCCCCAACCTGACCACCATGCTGCAGGGTAAGGTTTCCGGCGTACAGATCATTAACAGCAGCGGCTTTCCCGGTTCCGGCGCCGAGATCAGGATCCGGGGGACCAGTACCCTGAATGGTAATTCGGAGCCTTTGTATGTCGTAGACGGGATCATTTCAGGTTACGGGGATCCGGGTATCGACCCATCGATGGTTGAAAGTGTAACGATCCTGAAAGATGCCGGGGCCACCGGGCTATATGGCGCAAGGGCCAATGGCGGGGTCATCATCATCAATACCAAGAAAGGATCTGGCGGTAAAACAAAATATGAGTTCTCCGCCACTGTAGGTATGAGAACGCCTGATTTCGGAAAAGTAAAGATGATGACCGGATCTGAAGCTTATGAAGCGCATAAAGGCTTATTCGTTGATTCCAACGGCTATTTTGATAAAGTCCGGTTCAATAACAACTACGATAAGTCTTTGAAAGACCGTGATTTCGATTGGATCAATGAAATTTTTACTCCCGCCATGGTCAGTAACTATTTCCTTTCAGCTTCCGGTGGTAAAGACAAATACAATTATTTCGTGGGTGCCAGTTATTTCAATGAAAAAGGCACATTTATGAACACGGATTTTCAAAGGCTGAATTTCCGGTCAAATAACAGCTATCAATTCTCCGACAGGGTCAACTTCATAGGAAATATCGACCTGAATGTGACTTCCGGTCACAGTTACGATTACATGGACATGTACTATGCTTTTCTGACCCTGCCATGGGACAACGCGTATGACGCTGCCGGGAGCCCCAAATATATTGACCAGAACACGGCCGGCTGGTATTCAAGGGATAAAATCAACCCTATCCACAGCATACAGAATTCTGATTATGCTTACAGGGGCGCATCAGCGGGATTACAGCTTGGATTGAACATCAATATTCTGAAATGGCTGAGTTTTTCCTCTTCTGCCGGTCTAAGCTACTGGAACAGCCTGGCCACCAATTCGGTATACCCGGAGGTTGCCGGCCCGTTGCACGGAATCGGAAGCCTCTACCGTCAAAACGACTTTGGATACGGAATACTCAATACAAATCTTTTCAAGCTTTCTCATTCATTTGGCGACCACAACCTTAGCGGACTGCTGGGGTTTGAAGTCAGTTATGGTTATGGTGACAGTTGGGGAGCCTCCGCTGAAGGATTACTGCCTGGGTTTAATGTTTTTAATACGGCATCAAAGAATTATAAAGTATTCGGCTCTTATGAAGAATCGGCTGTGACATCTTTCATCAGCCAGGCTAACTACAACTACAAGGAAAAGTACTTCCTGACCGGATCATTCCGTGTCGATAACAACTCCAAGTTTGCCCCGGATCATAAGACAGCCTACTTCCCCACCCTGAGCGGTTCATGGTTAATGAGCAAGGAGGAATTCATGAAGAATTCCGAAGCGATCAGCAACCTGAAATTGCGCCTGAGCTGGGGATATACGGGCAATGAAGCTATCGACCCCGGAAAATACAACGCTTTGTATTCACTTACCAGCACCTACAACGCCCAGATCGGCGCCATTCCCTTCCAGCTTCCGAATTCTGAGCTGACCTGGGAGATGACACGCCAGCTTGACTTCGGCGTAGAGATTGAGATGCTGAAAAGGTTTGAAATTATTATGGATCTTTACCAGAACAAAACTAAAAACTTACTTTTCGTGGCTCAACAGGCGTACTCGATCGGGTACGAATACAGGTGGGAAAACGCCGGAGTTGTGACTAACACCGGCGCCGAACTCGGCCTCTCTGCTAAGATTATCGAAAAAACTGATTTCGGTTGGAATTTCGACTTCAACGTAAGTTACAACCAAAATAAAGTCTCCGATATTGAAAATGCAAAGCCGAGGATCGTCGGCGGCATCGAGCAAAGGCTGGAGAACGGCAAGCCATTGTATGCATTTTACCTCCCCGTCTGGCTCGGTGTGAATCCCAGCAATGGTGAACCGCTCTGGGAACAGGTGATCAGGGATGAAAACGGGAATATTATTGACAGGGTCGCGACAAACCAGTACAGCAAAGCTGAAGCGCAATATGTCGGGTCGGCTATGCCCAAATATTATGGCGGTTTAACTACTGATTTAAGGTATAAGAACTGGTCATTGTCATTGAATTTCTCCTATACTGGCGGCAACAAAGTTTATAACAGGGACCGGACCCAATTCGATACGGATGGAGCCGAACCGCTTATGAACTGGATGGTTCCCATGGATGACTGGACGCGTTGGGAAGAACCGGGCGACGAAGCCAGCCATCCCAGGATGGGCGCCAATTCCCTTTCTTATTATCCTTCCTCCCGCTTCCTTGAGGACGGCAGTTATGTAAAATTCCGCTATGCCAGGATCACCTATCAATTACCGGGCAAATGGTTCAAGGATAAAATCGGCGGGTTATCCATCACCCTGAGCGGAGATAATCTATACACTTTCACCAAATATTCCGGTATTGATCCCGAAGCTACCCTGCGTATTACCGACTGGTCGATGGCCGGGGTAAATGACCTGAAATATCCCCTGAACCGCCAGTATAATATAACCGTCAAGCTGAATTTCTAA
- the agaR gene encoding transcriptional repressor AgaR — MSKDDNNNTIQRRKRILEMLSEKGEIYIPELSKLFDVSEVTVRNDLKSLEEKNLLLRARGGAIRFEHFVGMDPGLSEKTKLHFFEKVRIGKKAASLIHESDTIIVDSGTTTAEVVKNLPPLKEITVITNALNIANNLIGKPNVKLIIPGGYLRQNSHSLIGPLAEKNLKNFYVDKVFIGVDGFDVRLGIYTPNVEEAYLNQIMIEISREVILVADSSKFLRKSLALICPVSRIDVVVTDEGISAQDKSILEDSGVKVLIA, encoded by the coding sequence ATGTCCAAGGACGATAATAACAATACGATCCAGCGCCGGAAGCGGATACTGGAAATGCTTTCGGAGAAAGGCGAGATTTATATCCCGGAACTAAGCAAATTATTTGATGTAAGCGAGGTTACGGTCAGGAATGACCTAAAATCATTAGAAGAGAAAAATCTTCTTTTACGTGCACGAGGCGGGGCGATCAGGTTCGAACATTTTGTGGGCATGGACCCGGGGCTTTCCGAAAAAACCAAGCTTCATTTTTTTGAAAAAGTCCGGATCGGTAAAAAAGCAGCTTCACTTATCCACGAATCGGATACTATTATTGTGGATTCCGGCACTACCACAGCTGAAGTTGTTAAAAACCTTCCCCCTCTGAAAGAGATCACCGTGATCACCAATGCATTGAATATCGCCAATAACCTGATCGGCAAACCGAATGTCAAACTTATCATCCCGGGCGGATACCTTCGTCAGAATTCACATTCCCTCATTGGGCCCCTTGCCGAAAAAAACCTCAAAAATTTTTATGTCGATAAGGTTTTTATAGGGGTCGACGGTTTTGACGTACGCCTGGGCATCTACACACCGAATGTGGAAGAGGCCTACCTGAACCAGATCATGATCGAAATCTCGCGGGAAGTGATCCTGGTTGCCGATTCATCCAAGTTCCTGCGGAAAAGCCTTGCCCTGATCTGTCCTGTCAGCCGGATCGATGTGGTAGTGACTGATGAAGGTATTTCAGCACAAGATAAAAGTATATTGGAGGATTCAGGGGTTAAAGTGCTTATCGCCTGA
- a CDS encoding PKD domain-containing protein: protein MKKMRLIAGIFTVLALTAVIFTACKKEEKKPLPDASFSFVASGDGRTIQFTNESTDAATYEWAFGDGQTSTEESPSHTYPDYGPFTVTLTATGDGGTDEFSYTLTVTKASPVKLDDNSFDDWNDIDYAFQSVDNSGGLIEKVKVDYDGEFIFFWMEVKDNITDSLPTGIHFDLDNDTLTGFLPWTNPGIGTEFYIEAGITSTSWSTAFMFDKDAASQNDWSWIEKSVTDYILYGYHVQVGDKVQVEWAIRKNKLDAVTTNGNVVMGNKVTIIINHYYEWEPAGFFPGNGENAFVLEML from the coding sequence ATGAAAAAAATGCGATTGATTGCTGGAATTTTTACTGTGCTGGCTCTCACAGCCGTTATCTTCACTGCCTGTAAAAAGGAGGAAAAGAAGCCTTTGCCCGATGCAAGTTTTTCCTTCGTGGCATCCGGTGACGGAAGAACCATCCAGTTTACTAACGAATCTACCGATGCTGCCACCTATGAATGGGCTTTCGGTGACGGCCAGACTTCAACAGAAGAAAGTCCTTCCCACACCTATCCTGATTATGGCCCTTTTACCGTAACCCTGACAGCAACCGGTGACGGCGGAACGGATGAATTCAGCTATACACTTACTGTAACAAAAGCCAGCCCTGTTAAACTGGATGACAACAGTTTTGATGACTGGAATGATATTGATTATGCTTTCCAGTCAGTGGATAACAGTGGCGGTTTGATTGAAAAAGTTAAAGTGGATTATGATGGCGAATTTATCTTCTTCTGGATGGAAGTGAAAGATAATATTACTGATTCTCTGCCTACCGGAATCCATTTCGACCTGGATAACGATACCCTGACAGGTTTCCTCCCATGGACCAACCCCGGGATTGGAACCGAGTTCTATATTGAAGCAGGTATCACCAGCACTTCATGGTCTACGGCCTTTATGTTCGATAAGGATGCTGCATCTCAGAATGACTGGTCCTGGATCGAAAAGTCAGTGACTGATTATATCCTCTATGGATATCATGTACAGGTCGGAGATAAAGTGCAGGTTGAATGGGCGATCAGGAAAAACAAGCTGGATGCCGTAACTACTAATGGTAATGTGGTGATGGGCAACAAGGTTACGATAATCATCAATCATTACTATGAATGGGAACCAGCCGGTTTCTTCCCCGGTAATGGTGAAAATGCTTTTGTGCTGGAAATGCTGTAA
- a CDS encoding DMT family transporter — protein MKSRTWLFFALTTTIFWGIWGAFIEIPEKAGFPATLGYSVWALTMIPCALVALAIIKWKPETDRKSIFLGSVIGLLGAGGQLILFEALRSGPAYIVFPFISLFPVVTIFLSILFLKERAGLRQWAGIILALIAIFFLSYQKPDGDNISGYAWLLMSVLVFLMWGIQAWVMKFANETMKAESIFMYMAITALILVPVAIRMTDFSQEINWGFKGPYLAAMVHVLNSIGALTIVYALRRGKAMIVVPMTGLSPVITVGISLLIYGVIPGLSLTFGIALAIVAIFLLSS, from the coding sequence ATGAAATCGAGAACCTGGCTATTTTTTGCTTTAACGACGACCATTTTCTGGGGAATATGGGGTGCATTCATTGAAATCCCTGAGAAAGCGGGATTTCCGGCAACACTTGGCTATTCGGTGTGGGCACTGACCATGATCCCCTGTGCACTGGTCGCATTGGCCATTATAAAATGGAAACCCGAGACTGACCGTAAATCGATTTTCCTTGGATCAGTAATCGGCTTATTGGGTGCAGGCGGACAGTTGATCCTGTTTGAGGCATTGCGCTCCGGGCCGGCCTATATCGTCTTTCCTTTTATCTCTCTTTTCCCGGTAGTTACGATTTTTCTGTCTATACTCTTCCTCAAAGAGCGGGCAGGATTGCGTCAATGGGCTGGTATCATCCTTGCACTCATAGCCATCTTTTTCTTATCCTATCAAAAACCTGACGGAGATAATATCAGCGGTTATGCATGGTTGTTAATGTCTGTGCTTGTGTTCCTGATGTGGGGTATCCAGGCCTGGGTAATGAAATTTGCCAATGAAACCATGAAGGCAGAGAGTATCTTTATGTATATGGCCATAACTGCTTTGATACTTGTGCCGGTCGCCATCCGGATGACCGATTTCAGCCAGGAGATTAACTGGGGTTTCAAAGGGCCTTACCTGGCTGCGATGGTACATGTCCTTAATTCTATCGGTGCGCTTACCATTGTTTATGCTCTGCGCCGCGGAAAAGCAATGATCGTGGTACCTATGACCGGCCTTTCACCCGTCATCACGGTCGGTATTTCATTACTGATTTACGGCGTAATTCCCGGTTTATCCCTGACATTCGGCATAGCCCTTGCTATCGTGGCGATTTTCCTTCTTTCATCCTGA